One genomic segment of Rivularia sp. PCC 7116 includes these proteins:
- the rpmB gene encoding 50S ribosomal protein L28 produces MSRRCQLTGKKANNGYAVSHSHRRTKKLQQANLQSKRVWWAEGNRWVRLKLSTKAIKTLEKKGLNAMAKEAGINLNRV; encoded by the coding sequence ATGTCCCGCAGATGTCAACTGACTGGTAAAAAAGCGAATAACGGTTATGCGGTATCTCACTCTCACCGTCGCACAAAGAAACTTCAACAAGCGAACCTGCAAAGCAAGCGCGTTTGGTGGGCTGAAGGTAATCGCTGGGTAAGATTAAAGCTTTCTACTAAGGCAATTAAGACTTTGGAGAAGAAAGGTTTGAATGCAATGGCTAAAGAAGCTGGAATTAATCTTAATCGCGTGTAA
- the htpG gene encoding molecular chaperone HtpG, producing the protein MLEQGTISIHTENIFPIIKKSLYSDHQIFLRELVSNAVDAIQKLQMVARSGEFSGEIGESEIQIAVDKDKKTLSITDNGIGMTVEEVKKYINQVAFSSAEEFVQKYKGASDQPIIGHFGLGFYSSFMVAKQVEIDTLSYKEGAQSVHWSCDGSPNFTLEESSRTTRGTTIILHLMEEEEEFVEEARVKNLVKTYCDFMPVPIKLDGEVLNRQKAPWRESPSNLTKEDYLEFYRYLYPFEEEPLLWVHLNTDYPFIINGILYFPKLKPDVDVSKGQTKLFCNQVFVSDNCEEIIPQFLLPMRGVIDSTDIPLNVSRSALQGDRTVKKIGDYIAKKVGDRLKQLYRDDREQYIHAWKDLATFVKFGVMNDEKFQKQVEDIVVFRTTQESENTESTTEAAETPAVEVQSQEGDVWQDVTPGGEGENAESSQKPALPYVTIKEYLERNKQSHENRVFYCTDEASQAAYVELHKNQGLEVLYLDSFIDTHFINFLEREYNEVKFTRVDSDLDNTLLDKDKSQEIVDPTTNKTRGDTIKEIFEKALNKPKLNIRTEALKSDNPQGTPPAMVLLPEILRRLREMNAMMQQQNVEFPEEHVLLVNTAHPLIQNLENLNQGSIIQDDGQSSNAEIVNSICQHVYDLALMSQKGFDADGMKSFVERSNEVLTKLTKQAAK; encoded by the coding sequence ATGTTAGAACAAGGTACCATCAGTATCCATACTGAGAATATTTTCCCAATTATCAAGAAATCTCTTTACTCAGATCATCAAATATTTTTACGGGAACTGGTATCAAACGCCGTTGATGCAATCCAAAAGCTGCAAATGGTAGCTCGCTCTGGTGAATTCTCGGGTGAAATTGGCGAGTCGGAAATTCAAATTGCTGTAGACAAGGATAAGAAAACTCTTTCTATTACCGATAATGGTATCGGTATGACTGTAGAGGAAGTTAAGAAATATATCAACCAAGTTGCTTTCTCTAGCGCTGAAGAATTTGTTCAGAAGTATAAAGGTGCTTCCGATCAACCTATTATCGGTCATTTTGGACTTGGTTTTTACTCCTCCTTTATGGTGGCTAAGCAGGTTGAAATCGATACTTTATCTTACAAGGAAGGAGCACAGTCAGTTCACTGGAGTTGCGATGGTTCCCCCAACTTCACCTTAGAAGAATCATCCCGTACAACTCGCGGTACTACTATTATTCTTCACCTCATGGAAGAGGAAGAAGAATTTGTAGAGGAAGCAAGAGTCAAGAATCTTGTTAAAACTTATTGCGATTTTATGCCAGTACCCATCAAACTTGATGGTGAGGTATTAAATCGACAAAAAGCACCTTGGCGAGAATCCCCAAGTAATTTAACTAAAGAAGATTACCTGGAATTCTACCGTTATCTGTATCCCTTTGAGGAAGAGCCTTTGTTGTGGGTACATTTGAATACCGATTATCCTTTTATTATTAACGGTATTTTGTACTTCCCCAAGTTAAAGCCAGATGTTGACGTTAGCAAAGGACAAACCAAATTATTCTGCAATCAAGTATTTGTTAGCGACAACTGCGAAGAAATCATTCCTCAATTTCTATTGCCGATGCGCGGGGTAATTGATAGTACCGATATTCCCCTTAACGTATCCCGTAGTGCATTGCAAGGCGATCGCACCGTCAAAAAAATCGGTGATTACATTGCCAAAAAAGTTGGCGATAGGCTCAAACAACTGTATCGCGATGACCGCGAGCAGTACATTCACGCTTGGAAGGATTTAGCTACCTTCGTTAAGTTCGGGGTGATGAACGATGAAAAATTCCAAAAGCAAGTTGAAGACATCGTAGTTTTCCGCACTACTCAAGAATCGGAAAATACTGAATCTACAACAGAAGCAGCAGAAACTCCCGCAGTAGAAGTACAGTCCCAAGAAGGCGACGTATGGCAAGATGTGACTCCTGGGGGTGAAGGAGAAAACGCCGAATCCTCTCAAAAACCGGCATTACCTTACGTAACCATCAAAGAATATTTAGAGAGAAATAAACAAAGTCACGAAAATCGCGTCTTTTACTGTACCGACGAAGCATCACAAGCTGCTTACGTAGAGTTACACAAAAATCAAGGTTTAGAAGTCTTATATTTAGACTCCTTCATCGACACCCACTTCATTAACTTCCTCGAACGGGAATACAACGAAGTTAAATTTACACGGGTAGACTCCGATTTGGATAACACCCTACTAGATAAAGATAAATCCCAAGAAATCGTAGATCCAACAACCAACAAAACCAGAGGGGATACAATCAAAGAAATATTTGAAAAAGCCCTCAACAAACCCAAACTCAACATTCGTACCGAAGCCTTAAAATCCGACAATCCCCAAGGAACACCACCAGCAATGGTGCTTTTACCAGAAATACTGCGTCGCTTGCGAGAAATGAACGCCATGATGCAGCAGCAAAACGTAGAATTTCCCGAAGAACACGTATTATTAGTTAATACAGCCCACCCACTGATACAAAACCTAGAAAATCTTAACCAAGGTAGTATCATTCAAGATGACGGACAATCCTCAAACGCCGAAATAGTCAACTCAATTTGCCAGCACGTTTACGATTTAGCCTTAATGTCCCAAAAAGGCTTCGATGCAGACGGAATGAAATCTTTCGTAGAACGTTCTAACGAAGTACTCACTAAGCTGACAAAACAAGCAGCAAAGTAA
- a CDS encoding glycosyltransferase: MNISVIIPVFNGEVTIGETINSILNQTFRDIEIIIINDGSTDDTLATIKEISDSRIKIFSYPNAGLSASRNRGISQAKGEYISFIDADDLWTTDKLELQWKALQENPQAAIAYSWTDYIDESSQFLKSGRRIKANGDVFSKLLVINFLENGSNPLIHRKALEKVGGFDESLAAAEDIDMWLRLAANYEFVCVEKPQILYRTSTSSMSANLRRQENACLTVTERAFSYPKADNLQHLKKQSLSHLYQYLTFKAIDAPPKQRQTLTAAYFLWNCIKNNPVIIRNKQLIMIAVLKIFFPQLYLLISELKKARAS; encoded by the coding sequence ATGAATATTTCTGTAATAATTCCTGTTTTTAATGGAGAAGTAACTATTGGGGAAACCATTAACTCAATATTAAATCAAACTTTTAGAGATATAGAGATAATTATAATTAATGATGGTTCCACAGATGATACTTTAGCAACTATTAAAGAAATATCCGATTCCCGCATCAAAATATTTTCTTATCCCAACGCTGGTTTATCAGCAAGTCGCAATCGCGGAATTTCTCAAGCTAAAGGTGAATATATCTCTTTTATTGATGCAGATGATTTATGGACAACTGATAAATTAGAATTACAGTGGAAAGCTTTACAAGAAAACCCTCAAGCTGCTATTGCTTATAGTTGGACTGATTATATTGACGAATCGAGTCAGTTTCTCAAGTCGGGTAGAAGAATTAAAGCTAATGGTGATGTTTTCAGTAAACTTTTGGTAATTAACTTTTTAGAAAATGGTTCCAATCCTTTAATTCATCGAAAAGCTTTAGAAAAAGTGGGTGGTTTCGATGAATCGCTTGCCGCAGCAGAAGATATTGATATGTGGTTGCGTCTGGCTGCAAATTACGAATTTGTTTGCGTAGAAAAACCACAAATTTTATATCGGACATCAACTAGTTCAATGTCTGCAAATTTGAGAAGACAAGAAAATGCATGTCTAACAGTAACCGAACGTGCTTTTAGTTATCCCAAAGCCGATAATTTGCAGCATTTAAAAAAACAAAGTCTTTCACACCTTTATCAATACCTAACTTTTAAAGCTATTGATGCACCTCCTAAACAACGTCAAACTCTGACTGCTGCTTACTTTTTATGGAATTGTATTAAAAATAATCCTGTAATAATCAGAAATAAGCAGCTCATAATGATTGCTGTTTTAAAAATTTTCTTTCCACAACTGTATCTCCTAATTAGTGAATTGAAAAAAGCCCGTGCAAGTTGA
- a CDS encoding glycosyltransferase has translation MPISVIIPVFNGEKTIKETIYSILNQTFQDIEVIISDDGSTDSTLEVVRNISDSRIKILSYPNAGVSASRNRGIYEAKGEYISFIDADDLWTPDKLELQWQALENNSQAAVAYSWTDYISESGQFIKSGRRIKANGDVFSKLLVINFLENGSNPLIRKEALEKVGSFDESLSSSEDIDLWLKLSIDYEFVCIEKPQIFYRTSMNSLSSNLKNMEATSLKVIKRAFRYPKAHNLQHLKKQTISNFYKYLTFKAIESIPETGRNMTTMYFLWNYFKNKPADIMDKKLMLIIAVKFLFPKISQRVIQFKKTAFT, from the coding sequence ATGCCTATTTCTGTAATCATCCCTGTCTTTAATGGAGAAAAAACTATTAAAGAAACAATTTATTCAATCTTAAATCAAACTTTTCAAGATATAGAAGTAATCATCAGTGATGATGGCTCTACAGATTCAACATTAGAAGTTGTTAGAAACATCTCCGATTCCCGCATAAAAATATTGTCTTATCCCAACGCTGGTGTATCAGCAAGTCGCAATCGGGGAATTTATGAGGCCAAAGGAGAATATATTTCATTTATAGATGCCGATGATTTATGGACACCTGATAAACTTGAATTGCAGTGGCAAGCTTTAGAAAATAATTCGCAAGCTGCTGTTGCTTATAGTTGGACTGATTATATTAGCGAATCGGGTCAATTTATCAAATCTGGTAGAAGAATTAAAGCTAACGGTGATGTTTTTAGCAAACTTTTAGTTATAAACTTTTTAGAAAATGGTTCTAATCCTTTAATTCGCAAAGAAGCATTAGAAAAGGTTGGTAGTTTTGATGAATCATTAAGTTCATCTGAAGATATCGATCTGTGGTTAAAGTTGTCGATTGATTACGAATTCGTTTGTATCGAGAAACCACAAATTTTTTACAGAACTTCGATGAATTCGCTTTCTAGTAATCTCAAGAATATGGAAGCTACATCTTTGAAAGTAATTAAACGCGCCTTCAGATATCCCAAAGCCCATAATCTTCAGCATTTGAAAAAACAAACTATCTCAAATTTTTATAAATATCTGACTTTTAAAGCTATTGAATCTATACCAGAAACAGGTAGAAACATGACAACTATGTATTTTTTATGGAATTATTTTAAAAATAAACCTGCGGATATAATGGATAAAAAATTGATGCTAATAATTGCTGTGAAATTTTTATTCCCTAAAATATCTCAACGAGTTATTCAATTCAAAAAGACAGCATTCACATAA
- a CDS encoding glycosyltransferase: protein MIDMRSDKISVIIPVYNGENTIKETIESVLNQSFTNFELIIINADSTDNTLSIISQTKDDRINVFSYPKANVAVNRNRGINQATGDYITFLDADDLWANDKLAAQYTALQENPQAGVAYSWTNCIDENSKFLRKTSHVNWSGDVYSKFLLDDFIGNGSNVMIRRDVLTEVGGFDESLTNAQDTDMWLKLSAITNFVCVPKPQILYRIQQNSMSSNVIGLEKSNLEVIKRGFAREKAKSLQHLKPIAIGNLYKYLCYKVLAAPPGKQQNAIAGRFLITAIKTDISLLFKPIIFKAVLKLLAMIILPPNWASMFFQKLPRLSNTSTFLGYEKTT, encoded by the coding sequence ATGATTGATATGCGAAGCGATAAAATATCTGTAATTATACCAGTATACAATGGTGAAAATACAATAAAAGAAACTATTGAATCAGTTTTAAATCAAAGCTTTACGAATTTTGAATTAATTATTATTAATGCAGATTCAACAGATAATACTTTATCTATTATTTCTCAGACAAAAGACGATAGAATCAACGTTTTTTCTTATCCTAAAGCTAATGTGGCGGTGAATCGCAATCGTGGAATTAACCAAGCGACTGGCGATTATATAACTTTTTTAGATGCAGACGATTTATGGGCAAATGATAAACTAGCTGCACAATATACAGCTTTACAGGAAAATCCTCAAGCTGGTGTTGCTTATAGCTGGACAAATTGTATAGATGAAAATAGCAAGTTTCTCCGTAAAACTTCTCACGTTAATTGGAGTGGAGACGTTTATTCTAAATTCTTATTAGATGATTTTATCGGTAACGGTTCTAACGTCATGATTCGTAGAGATGTTTTAACTGAAGTTGGTGGTTTTGATGAATCATTAACCAACGCTCAAGATACCGATATGTGGTTAAAATTGTCGGCTATAACAAATTTTGTTTGCGTACCTAAACCACAAATATTATATCGAATTCAACAAAATTCTATGTCATCTAATGTAATAGGACTGGAAAAATCAAATTTAGAGGTTATTAAACGTGGTTTTGCTCGCGAAAAAGCAAAATCACTACAACATCTCAAGCCTATAGCAATAGGAAACCTTTATAAATATCTTTGCTATAAAGTTCTGGCAGCCCCACCTGGGAAACAACAAAATGCAATTGCAGGAAGATTTTTAATAACTGCAATTAAAACAGATATAAGTCTTTTATTTAAACCCATAATATTTAAAGCTGTTTTGAAACTGTTAGCAATGATAATTTTACCTCCTAATTGGGCAAGTATGTTTTTTCAAAAGCTTCCTCGCTTATCAAATACAAGTACTTTTTTAGGATATGAAAAAACAACTTAA
- the hpsE gene encoding hormogonium polysaccharide biosynthesis glycosyltransferase HpsE, which produces MNTAVNLTVAIPTYNGENRLPQVLDKLKQQIDTEHINWEVLVVDNNSTDGTAEVVKKYQENWLKDVPLRYCFEPEKGFSFPRQKAIAEAKGELLGFLDDDNLPNPNWVKAAYTFAQQHPQAGAFSSKIDGLFETEPPEELKQIVFYLAIVDRGSQPLIYEPRKKGLPPGAGLVVRREVWQKCVPQRLFLVAGGKYILRAGEDIEALSYIYKAGWEIWYNPEMQIEHVIPAWRLEKTYLMRLMLSVGLGRFHLRMLSLQWWQRPLAFLIYLVNDSRKLILHLINYRSVFVNNIVATCEKERLIGTLLSPFYLTQIRLRNVLKLY; this is translated from the coding sequence ATGAATACAGCCGTAAACTTAACCGTTGCTATCCCTACTTACAACGGAGAAAATCGTTTACCTCAAGTATTAGATAAATTAAAACAACAAATAGATACCGAACATATTAATTGGGAAGTTCTTGTTGTTGATAACAATAGTACGGATGGCACGGCTGAAGTTGTTAAAAAATATCAAGAAAATTGGCTCAAAGACGTACCTTTAAGATACTGCTTTGAACCAGAAAAGGGATTTTCATTTCCCAGACAAAAAGCTATTGCGGAAGCAAAAGGAGAACTACTTGGCTTTCTCGATGATGATAATTTACCAAATCCTAATTGGGTAAAAGCAGCATACACATTTGCTCAACAGCATCCCCAAGCTGGAGCTTTCAGTAGTAAAATCGATGGTTTATTTGAAACCGAACCACCCGAAGAACTCAAACAAATAGTTTTTTATCTTGCTATTGTTGATAGAGGTTCGCAACCACTAATATACGAACCTCGTAAAAAAGGGCTTCCTCCTGGTGCTGGGTTGGTTGTGCGTCGTGAAGTTTGGCAGAAATGTGTTCCTCAACGTCTGTTTTTAGTGGCTGGGGGAAAATATATTCTGCGAGCAGGAGAAGATATTGAAGCACTTTCATATATTTACAAAGCAGGTTGGGAAATTTGGTATAACCCAGAAATGCAAATCGAACATGTTATACCTGCTTGGAGATTGGAAAAAACTTACCTGATGCGTTTAATGCTAAGCGTAGGTTTAGGTCGATTTCACTTAAGAATGCTATCACTACAATGGTGGCAAAGACCATTAGCTTTTTTAATTTATCTTGTTAACGATAGCCGCAAATTAATTTTACATCTAATTAACTATCGTTCGGTATTTGTGAATAATATTGTTGCGACTTGTGAGAAGGAACGCTTAATTGGAACTTTACTAAGTCCTTTTTATCTGACTCAAATTAGGCTGAGAAATGTTCTGAAATTATACTGA